One segment of Vibrio orientalis CIP 102891 = ATCC 33934 DNA contains the following:
- a CDS encoding putative bifunctional diguanylate cyclase/phosphodiesterase, producing MQLVKVNQGMQVIVYIAYIGAVGITSYGLISQSHPWELAYYLFPAFLLMALVVTSESFKHIFAFSATALFIFGGLVQPFPLDAIRECLFLLPFCYIVLFPGTLWPIAVCAALINGYLYQLSLSDFDAFIDTSLELTALTLFATLMTYYYVKTKQQAVEFKAKSQTDYLTKLPNMNAYKEAIEQVNKSNAFHFGLIHIGLVGFKNVNDRLGYRHGDDLLVAFAQHIRDVIGTEGTVYRLGGDEFLVLVESEELTEKLEDLVFRLNKNQRVMYSVDDTSHRLSFCMGIALAEDASGSNEVWEKNADFALFKARSEHENNVCWFNDELLGETIRQHQIETEIKSALKSEQFVLMFQPKVSVDSAQVMGAEALLRWNHPQLGMVPPIEFIPVAEKTTQIVPVGYWIIYEACRQAKMFNDAGTPVCIAVNVSTVQFAHADLFDVVVKALKEIKLPSHLLQLEITESTLMSDPESITDICRQLRAIGVSIAIDDFGVEYSSLKYLKQLPVDIIKIDKCFVDECATSHSDRILIRTIIQMGHSLGIKLVAEGVEAQEQLDVLAQEQCDQYQGYLFSQPLSRDEFFSMLKQQEVSEPTVIRK from the coding sequence AATCTTTCAAACATATCTTTGCCTTTTCAGCGACAGCTTTGTTTATCTTTGGTGGACTGGTCCAACCGTTTCCCTTAGATGCGATTAGAGAGTGTCTGTTCCTATTGCCATTTTGTTACATCGTACTTTTCCCTGGCACGCTGTGGCCAATTGCGGTGTGTGCAGCCTTGATCAATGGTTATTTGTACCAACTGTCGTTGTCAGACTTCGATGCTTTTATTGATACCTCTTTGGAGCTGACAGCTCTTACCCTTTTTGCCACCCTGATGACCTATTATTATGTGAAAACAAAGCAACAAGCGGTGGAATTTAAAGCCAAGAGCCAAACGGACTATTTGACCAAATTACCAAATATGAATGCTTATAAAGAAGCGATCGAACAGGTCAATAAATCAAACGCGTTCCACTTTGGGTTGATTCATATTGGGCTGGTTGGCTTTAAGAATGTGAATGATAGGTTGGGCTATCGACATGGTGATGATTTGCTAGTCGCTTTTGCTCAGCATATACGAGACGTGATTGGGACAGAGGGCACGGTCTATCGTCTGGGAGGGGATGAGTTCCTAGTCTTGGTCGAAAGTGAAGAGCTAACAGAAAAGTTAGAGGACTTGGTGTTTAGGCTCAATAAAAACCAAAGGGTCATGTACAGCGTTGACGATACCTCGCACCGCCTGAGTTTTTGTATGGGGATTGCGCTTGCAGAAGATGCATCGGGCAGTAACGAAGTATGGGAAAAGAACGCCGATTTTGCTTTATTCAAGGCTCGTTCAGAGCATGAAAATAATGTTTGCTGGTTCAACGACGAGTTACTCGGTGAAACGATACGCCAGCACCAAATAGAAACCGAAATTAAATCGGCATTAAAAAGTGAGCAATTTGTGTTGATGTTCCAGCCGAAAGTTTCTGTGGATTCTGCTCAAGTCATGGGAGCAGAAGCGTTGTTGCGTTGGAACCATCCGCAGTTAGGTATGGTACCGCCCATTGAGTTTATCCCAGTGGCTGAAAAAACCACACAAATTGTTCCTGTCGGGTACTGGATAATTTATGAGGCTTGTCGTCAGGCGAAGATGTTTAATGATGCAGGAACGCCAGTGTGTATTGCGGTCAATGTGTCAACGGTTCAGTTTGCACATGCGGACCTGTTTGATGTGGTTGTCAAAGCGCTGAAAGAGATCAAACTGCCTTCTCACTTGTTGCAATTAGAAATTACGGAATCAACGTTGATGAGTGATCCCGAGAGCATCACCGATATCTGTCGACAGTTGCGGGCGATTGGTGTCTCTATTGCGATTGATGATTTCGGTGTTGAGTACTCAAGTCTCAAATATCTTAAGCAATTACCCGTCGATATCATCAAGATTGACAAATGCTTTGTGGATGAGTGTGCGACCAGCCATTCTGACCGCATTCTGATTCGAACCATCATTCAAATGGGCCACAGCTTGGGGATCAAGCTAGTGGCTGAAGGGGTTGAAGCGCAAGAACAACTGGATGTACTTGCGCAAGAGCAGTGTGACCAGTATCAGGGTTATCTGTTTTCCCAACCGTTGTCTCGAGATGAGTTCTTCTCAATGCTCAAACAGCAAGAGGTGAGTGAGCCCACCGTTATTAGAAAATAA